CGACCCGGGCAACCAATACGCCGTCCCTTATTTCTGGGGCATCAACACGCTCGCCATCAACAAAAAACTGGTCCAAAAAGCCTTGGGGACGGAGCAATTGCCCGAAAACGAATGGGATTTGGTGTTCAATCCCGAATACACCAAAAAGTTGAAATCCTGCGGTATCAGCTATTTTGACAGCGCCATCGAACAAATCCCGCTCGCGCTGCATTATTTAGGCAAAGACCCGAATACCGAAAACCCCGACGACATCAAAGCCGCCGTCAACATGATGAAAAAAGTGCGTCCCGACATCAAACGCTTCACTTCGTCAGGCTATATTGACGATATGGCGGCGGGCAACCTTTGCGTTTCAGTCGGTTACGGCGGCGATTTGAACATCGCCAAAACACGCGCGCAAGAAGCGAAGAACGGCGTCGAAATCGAAGTGTTAGCACCCAAAAGCGGCGTCGGCATCTGGGTGGATTCCCTGATGATTCCGCGCGATGCCCAAAACACCGCCAATGCGCATAAATACATCAACCACACGCTCGATCCCGAAGTCGCGGCACAAAACGGCAATTTCGTTACCTACGCCCCCGCCAGCCGCCCTGCCCGTGCATTGATGGACGCAAAATATACCGGCGATGCGTCTATCTTCCCGACCAAGGAATTGATGGATAAAAGTTTTATCGTATCGCCCAAATCAACAGATGCAAGCCGTCTGAGCGTCCGCCTGTGGCAATCGCTGAAGGCAGGCAAATAGCCGTTTGATGCGTTGGAAAACTAAAGGTCGTCTGAAAATCAAATTTGGTTTTCAGACGACCTTTTTTACTGCTATCGAACGAATTTAAAGATTATAGTGGATTAAATTTAAACCAGGACGGCGTTGCCTCGCCTTAGCTCAAAGAGAACGATTCTCTAAGGTGCTGAAGCACCAAGTGAATCGGTTTCGTACTATCTGTACTGTCTGCGGCTTCGTCGCCTTGTCCTGATTTAAATTTAATCCACTATATTCAATAAACCGCAACTTGAAAAACAAATCAGTGCCGCATTACCTGCGCCATGTACAGATTGCGATTGCCATCCTATATCGAAAACATATTAATACACCACGAAACCCAAAATTGTTTAATCACCCGGTTTTCTATTCCATTAGCAACAAAATTAGAGCCATCTCCACATAATCACAAAGTATTACTTACCGTTAAAACCAGGTTTTAAGATTTGTAAATTTGACATAGGTCAAATTATTGCAAATAATGGATTCATATAATGTTAATGTTTAGAGTATCGAATAATCGGGAACAGCCATGTCCTGCCTAAAAACGAAACACACATCAGGCATCTTGAATACGATGCTGGCGATGTTTGCCGTATTTGTCCTATTGTTTTCGACACTGCCCGCTTACGCCGAGCGTTTGCCTGACTTTTTGTCAAAAGTCCAGCCTTCGGAAATTTTTCCGGGTGCAGACCGTTATGGCAAGCCTGAAGGCAAGCCTATGGTTGCCCGTGTTTATAAGGGCGACGAGCAGTTGGGTTTGGTGTATATCACGACGGACGTGGTCAATACACGCGGCTATTCGAGCAAACCGATTGATACGATGATGGCTTTGGCCAACGACGGAACGATCGCCGGTGCAAAGCTGGTCGATCACCATGAGCCGATTATGCTTATTGGTATCCCGCAATCGCGTGTGGATAAATTCATCAATAAGTATATCGGTTTGAATTTTATTAAAAATCCGCCTACTCCGGGTGTTGCACCCGGGGACATCATCAGCGGCGCGACCGTTACGCTGATGGTGATTAACGACAGTATCCAGCGTTCGTTCAAAGTTGTTGCCGGCAAATATGGTTTGGGTACTGACAAAGCCGTTCAGACGACCTCCGCCAATGCTGCGGATACGCAACAGGCTGCTGCCCCTGCGGCACAAACCCGACCTCGCCGCGCTGTCAACCCTGACAAACAGGACATCCAATCTTGGAATGCGCTGCTGGAACAAAAAGCCATCGGCCATCTGCACATTACAGTTGACGAAATCAACAAGCTGTTTGAAAAAGGCGGCAAAGCAGGTGTTGCCGAACACGCCGAACAAGGCGCAGGCGACGATACCTTTATCGATTTGTACACTGCCGTAGTCAGCCAGCCTTCCATCGGCAAAAGCCTGTTGGGCGAGGAAGGTTGGAAAAACCTGCAAAACCGCCTGCAGCCCGGTCAACAAGCTGTCTTGGTTGCCGGTGAAGGCCGTTATTCTTGGAAAGGTTCGGGCTATGTCCGCGGCGGTATTTTCGACCGTATCGAGATGATTCAAGGCGAAAACAGCTTCCGCTTTACTGACGCGCAACACGAACGCTTGGTTGATTTGGCAGCCGAAGGCGCGCCCCACTTTAAAGAAGTATCTTGGTTTACGATTCCCGAAGGTGTGGAATTCGATGCTGCCGAACCTTGGCGTTTGCAGTTGATGGTTCAACGCGTACTGAGCGTAAACGACAAAGCGTTCGTAACCGCCGATTTGGATTACGAACTGCCTCAGGGTTACTATGTCGATGATCCGAAAGCACCGCCCGTCGAAATCAGCGCACCTGTCGAACCGGCAGCCGCTCCTGCCGCCGAACAAGCCTCAGACACTAAAGGTATAGCCGAAGAAGCCTCTTCAAACGACGGTGCGTCCAACCAACTCTGGAAACAGGTGTGGAAAGCGAAACAAGGACAAATCGCCGTAGTCGGCATCGCCTTGACCATCCTGCTTTTGGTCTTCCTGTTCCAAGACTGGATTGTCCGCTATGAGAAATGGTACGACCGCTTCCGCCTGGTATTCCTGACATTTACCCTGTTCTATATCGGTTGGTACGCTCAGGCGCAACTGTCGGTCGTCAATACGCTGACGCTGTTCTCCGCCATCCTGACCGAATTCCGTTGGGACTTCTTCCTGATGGATCCGATTGTGTTCATCCTGTGGCTGTTTACCGCTGCAACCATGCTGCTGTGGAACCGCGGTACATTCTGCGGCTGGCTCTGCCCCTTCGGTTCGCTGCAAGAGCTGACCAACCGTATCGCCAAAAAATTGGGCGTGAAACAGATTACCGTGCCGCACCTGCTGCACACGCGCCTGACTGCGATTAAATACGTCATTTTCTTCGCACTGTTGGCAATTTCCCTGTACGATTTGGGCACGGCAGAAAAATTCGCAGAGGTAGAACCCTTTAAAACGGCGATTATTTTGAAATTCGTCCGCGAATGGTGGTTTGTCGCGTTTGCCGTTACCCTTTTGGTTGCCGGCCTGTTTATCGAACGCTTCTTCTGCCGCTATCTGTGCCCATTGGGCGCGGGCATCGCCCTACCCGGCCGCTTCCGCGTATTCGACTGGCTTCGCCGCTACAAAATGTGCGGCAACCCTTGCCAAATCTGTACTCACGAATGCCCCGTTCAGGCGATTGCACCGGAAGGCGACATCCATCCGAACGAATGTATCCAGTGCCTGCACTGCCAAGTCATGTATCACCATGACACACGTTGCCCGCAAGTTGTGGCAACCAACAAGAAAAAACAAAAACAGGCGGCGGCAAAAGCCGACCCCGAAACCGCATCTGCAAAACAGCAGCCTGGGGAGCAGGTTGTGCAGTTTGTGAAAAAAGAAACCGCCCCTAAAGCCGGCGAATAATCTGAAACCCTAAAGAAATACTGGGTCAACCGTACCCACACTTATAAACATAAATACGTTTTTTCAATCGGCAGGTCGTCTGAAAACGCCGGCTGCCGAATTTTATCCAAGGAGTGTTGTATGTCAGACGAAAAATTAGAACAAAACGGCTTAAGCCGTCGTTCATTCTTAGGTACTGCCGCCGTTTCAGGCGCAGGTATTGCCGGCGCCGGTCTGTTGGGTTTGGCGGGCTGTTCCAAAGAGGGTGGCGATAAAGCTGCCGCTTCAGGTGCTGCGCCTGCCGCCAAAACCGAGTCTCATGCCTCTGCCGAACCGGGCAAACAGACTTCCGAAGTCGGTCCGGGCGAACTCGACCAATACTACGGCTTCCTCTCCGGCGGCCAATCGGGCGAAATGCGCTTGATCGGCGTACCTTCCATGCGCGAACTGATGCGTATCCCCGTGTTCAACATGGACAGCGCGACCGGTTGGGGCCGTACCAACGAGAGCCTGCGTATTTTGAATGAAAAAAATACGCCGGAAACCAACCAGTTCCTGAAAGACAGCGGCCTGCGCTGCTACCCTAACGGCGACTTGCACCACCCTCACTTGTCGTTTACCGACCAAACTTACGACGGTCGCTACGCGTATGCCAACGACAAAGCAAACAACCGCGTTTGCCGCGTCCGCCTGGACTTCATGAAAACCGACAAAATCACCGAAATCCCTAACGTTTCCGGTGTACACGGTCTGCGTCCGCAACGTTATCCGAAAACCGGCTATGTCTTTGCCAACGGCGAACACATCGTACCGGTAAGTGGCGTGGGTACTTGGAACGACGCCAAAACTTGGAATGCCGTTTATACCGCCATTGACGGCGAAACCATGGACATCGCATGGCAAGTATTGGTGGACGGCAACTTGGACAACGGCGATGCCGACTACCAAGGCAAATACTCCTTCTCCACCTGCTACAACTCCGAACGCGCCCTGACCGTACAAGGTGCTTCTTCCAACGAGCAAGACTGGTGCGTAGTCTTCAATCTTGCCGCCATCGAAGAAGGCATCAAAAAAGGCGACTTCAAAGAAGTCAACGGCGTGAAAATGCTGGACGGCCGCGCAGAAGCCAATTCCCCTTACACCCGCTACATCCCCGTGCCGAACTCTCCGCACGGCTGTAACGCTTCCCCTGACGGCAAATACATCATGCTCAACGGCAAACTGTCTCCGACCGTTACCGTATTGGACGTCAGCAAACTGGACGATTTGTTCGCCGGCAAAATCAAAGAGCGCGACGTGGTTGTCGCCGAACCCCAACTGGGTCTCGGTCCTTTACACACCGCGTTTGACGGTCGCGGCAACGCCTACACCACGCTGTTTATCGACAGCCAAATGGTCAAATGGAACATCGACGACGCCATCAAAGCCTACAAAGGCGAAAAAGTGGATCCGATCAAACAGAAACTCGACGTCCACTACCAACCCGGCCACAACCATACGACCATGGGCGAAACCAAGGAAGCCGACGGCAAATGGCTGGTGTCTTTGAACAAATTCTCCAAAGACCGCTTCCTCAACGCCGGCCCGCTGAAACCGGAATGCGACCAGTTGATCGACATCTCCGGCGACGAAATGCGTCTGGTACACGACAACCCGACCTTTGCCGAACCGCATGACCTGTGTCTGGTTGCCGCTTCCAAAGTCAACCCGAAAAAAACCTGGGACCGCAAAGACCCATGGTTCTGGCAAGACGCTGTGGAACAGGCGAAAAAAGACGGTGTCGAGCTGGAAAAAGCCGCCAAAGTCATCCGCGAGGGTAACAAAGTCCGCGTATACATGACTGCCGTTGCGCCTGCGTACAGCATCCCGCAATTCGAAGTCAACCAAGGCGACGAAGTAACCGTATATGTGACCAACGTCGAAACCATCGAAGACTTGACCCACGGCTTCACTTTGGAAGGCTACGGCATCGCTATGGAAATCGGCCCGCAAGCTACCCAATCGGTAACCTTCAAAGCCGTCCGTCCGGGCGTACACTGGTACTACTGCCAATGGTTCTGCCACGCCCTGCACATGGAAATGTCCGGTCAAATGATCGTTAAACCCCGATAATCGGGTTTGACGGTTTATCACTGACTTAACGGAAAGGTCGTCTGAAAAAACTTTCAGGTCTTAGCGAAACCCGCTGCCCTCGTTTTCAGACGACCTTTTATAGCAGAACCGTTTGGACGCAACAGACTGTTCCGCTATAAAACAAAAACACGGCCCTCACAGGCAGGCATCACCGTGCCGACGCACACCGCACGAATCAGAGGAACTCCATGCACACACCCCAATTCAAAACATGGCGACGCGCTGTTCTGACATTTATGTTCGGCGGCATGATTCAGACGACCTTTGCAGCCACCATCGACGTTTCCCCTACCGACAACCTCCCCGAAGTCATCGCGCGCGCGCAGGCAGGCGATACGCTCAAGCTCGCCTCCGGCACTTACAAAACCAAACTGCTTATCGACAAACCCATCACCATCGAAGGCCCTGCCGACCGCTCCGCCAAAATCGAAGGCGACCGCACCGGCCGCACCATTGCCGTCATCGCCCCCGACGTTACCCTGCGCAACCTCACCGTCACCCGTTCCGGCATGAGCCTGCCCGCCATGGACGCCGGCATCTACCTCGAAGAAACCGCCCCCCGTGCCTTAATCGAACACAACAACATCCTCGACAACTCCGTCGGCGTGTATATCCACGGTTCTGCCGAATCCATGGTGCGCGAGAACAAAATCGTCGGCGACTCCACCCTGCGCGTCAACGAACGCGGCAACGGCGTAACCGTCTGGAACGCCCCCGGCGCGCAAGTCGTCAGTAACGACATTTCCAAAGGCCGCGACGGCATTTTCTCCAACACCAGCAAAAACAACACCTATAAAAACAACCGCTTCAGCGACCTGCGTTTCGCCGTCCACTACATGTACACCAACGACAGCGAAGTCAGCGACAACATTTCCGTCGGCAACAACATGGGCTACGTCTTGATGTTCTCCGACCGCCTCAAAGTACACGGCAACATCGCCGTCGGCAGCCGCGACCAAGGCATCATGCTCAACTACGTCAACTATTCCGAAATCAACGACAACATCATCAACAAAGCCGGCAAATGCGTTTTCGCCTACAACGCCAACTACAACAAAATCGTCGCCAACCATTTTGAAAACTGCGAAATCGGCATCCACTTCACCGCCGCCATCGAAGGCACCACCCTTTCCGACAATGCCTTCATCAACAACGAAAGCCAAGTCAAATACGTCAGTACACGTTTTCTTGACTGGGGCGAAGGCGGACGCGGCAACTACTGGAGCGACAACAGCGCGTTCGACCTCGATGGCGACGGCTTCGGCGACAGCGCGTACCGTCCCAACGGCATCATCGACCAAATCATCTGGCGTGCGCCCGTTTCCCGCCTCCTGATGAACAGCCCCGCCATCAGCATCGTCAAATGGGCGCAATCGCAGTTCCCCGCCATCCTCCCCGGCGGCGTGATCGACAGCAAACCGCTGATGAAGGCAGGCAGCAACAAAACCACCACCAAATACGAGGCCATGAAAGAACAACTGTTGCAAGAAGCCAAAACCCATCAGTCCGAATGGAGCGATGCCGAAAACGGTTCATTGAACTAAGCGGAACCGGCAAACACGCCCCGCAAGGTCGTCTGAAAAGTTTTCAGACGACCTTGAAACCCCGCCGCAGCAAGGTTTTGCCCCTCATTGCCGTACCAACGGGCATCCGCCGCAAATACGGTGCAACCCGCAACGCAGTCAACAGTCGAAAACACCGCCACATAACAAACGTCGTCTGAAACCCTTCTCCCTTTTTCAGACGACCCCATACAAAGAACGCCCTTTTCAGACGACCCTCAACGTCGTCTGAAACCCATCCACACAAGGAAGCACTCATGAGCGCACACCATGTCGAATTGAGAAACGTAACCAAACGCTTCGGCGCACAAAAAGCCGTCAACCAAGTCGATTTAGTCTTGAAGGCGGGGGAAAGTGTCGGTCTTGCCGGACACAACGGCGCAGGCAAGTCCACGCTCATCAAATTGATACTCGGGCTGATTACGCCCACCGAAGGCGAAGTCATGCTGCTGGGTGAGCGCACAGGCAGCAAAGCCGGCGCACAGTTGCGCAGCCAAATCGGCTACCTGCCCGAAACCGTCGCCCTGCACCCTTCCCTCAGCGGCATCGAAACCCTCAATTTCTACGCCAAACTCAAAAAACAGCCGCTCACCAAAAACCACGAACTCCTCGAGCGCGTCGGCATTTCCCAAGCCGCCCGCCGCCGCGTCGGCACCTACTCCAAAGGTATGCGCCAACGCCTCGCCCTCGCCCAAGCGCTGCTGGGCGAACCCAAAGTATTGCTGTTTGACGAACCCACCACAGGCCTCGACCCCGCCTCGCGCCAAATGTTTTACGAAGTCGTGCGCGAACTCAACGGACGCGGCGCCACCGT
The DNA window shown above is from Neisseria sicca and carries:
- a CDS encoding polyamine ABC transporter substrate-binding protein, translating into MKKISMAAALIGLVLTACSGGQQTAAESSAPSSHTASDKLNIYNWSDYVDPATLEAFEKNTHINVRYDYYDSNEALEAKLLTGKSGYDLVAPSIANVGRQIKAGAYQKIDKSQIPNYANIDADLLAMMAKVDPGNQYAVPYFWGINTLAINKKLVQKALGTEQLPENEWDLVFNPEYTKKLKSCGISYFDSAIEQIPLALHYLGKDPNTENPDDIKAAVNMMKKVRPDIKRFTSSGYIDDMAAGNLCVSVGYGGDLNIAKTRAQEAKNGVEIEVLAPKSGVGIWVDSLMIPRDAQNTANAHKYINHTLDPEVAAQNGNFVTYAPASRPARALMDAKYTGDASIFPTKELMDKSFIVSPKSTDASRLSVRLWQSLKAGK
- a CDS encoding NosR/NirI family protein codes for the protein MSCLKTKHTSGILNTMLAMFAVFVLLFSTLPAYAERLPDFLSKVQPSEIFPGADRYGKPEGKPMVARVYKGDEQLGLVYITTDVVNTRGYSSKPIDTMMALANDGTIAGAKLVDHHEPIMLIGIPQSRVDKFINKYIGLNFIKNPPTPGVAPGDIISGATVTLMVINDSIQRSFKVVAGKYGLGTDKAVQTTSANAADTQQAAAPAAQTRPRRAVNPDKQDIQSWNALLEQKAIGHLHITVDEINKLFEKGGKAGVAEHAEQGAGDDTFIDLYTAVVSQPSIGKSLLGEEGWKNLQNRLQPGQQAVLVAGEGRYSWKGSGYVRGGIFDRIEMIQGENSFRFTDAQHERLVDLAAEGAPHFKEVSWFTIPEGVEFDAAEPWRLQLMVQRVLSVNDKAFVTADLDYELPQGYYVDDPKAPPVEISAPVEPAAAPAAEQASDTKGIAEEASSNDGASNQLWKQVWKAKQGQIAVVGIALTILLLVFLFQDWIVRYEKWYDRFRLVFLTFTLFYIGWYAQAQLSVVNTLTLFSAILTEFRWDFFLMDPIVFILWLFTAATMLLWNRGTFCGWLCPFGSLQELTNRIAKKLGVKQITVPHLLHTRLTAIKYVIFFALLAISLYDLGTAEKFAEVEPFKTAIILKFVREWWFVAFAVTLLVAGLFIERFFCRYLCPLGAGIALPGRFRVFDWLRRYKMCGNPCQICTHECPVQAIAPEGDIHPNECIQCLHCQVMYHHDTRCPQVVATNKKKQKQAAAKADPETASAKQQPGEQVVQFVKKETAPKAGE
- the nosZ gene encoding TAT-dependent nitrous-oxide reductase; the protein is MSDEKLEQNGLSRRSFLGTAAVSGAGIAGAGLLGLAGCSKEGGDKAAASGAAPAAKTESHASAEPGKQTSEVGPGELDQYYGFLSGGQSGEMRLIGVPSMRELMRIPVFNMDSATGWGRTNESLRILNEKNTPETNQFLKDSGLRCYPNGDLHHPHLSFTDQTYDGRYAYANDKANNRVCRVRLDFMKTDKITEIPNVSGVHGLRPQRYPKTGYVFANGEHIVPVSGVGTWNDAKTWNAVYTAIDGETMDIAWQVLVDGNLDNGDADYQGKYSFSTCYNSERALTVQGASSNEQDWCVVFNLAAIEEGIKKGDFKEVNGVKMLDGRAEANSPYTRYIPVPNSPHGCNASPDGKYIMLNGKLSPTVTVLDVSKLDDLFAGKIKERDVVVAEPQLGLGPLHTAFDGRGNAYTTLFIDSQMVKWNIDDAIKAYKGEKVDPIKQKLDVHYQPGHNHTTMGETKEADGKWLVSLNKFSKDRFLNAGPLKPECDQLIDISGDEMRLVHDNPTFAEPHDLCLVAASKVNPKKTWDRKDPWFWQDAVEQAKKDGVELEKAAKVIREGNKVRVYMTAVAPAYSIPQFEVNQGDEVTVYVTNVETIEDLTHGFTLEGYGIAMEIGPQATQSVTFKAVRPGVHWYYCQWFCHALHMEMSGQMIVKPR
- a CDS encoding nitrous oxide reductase family maturation protein NosD, whose product is MHTPQFKTWRRAVLTFMFGGMIQTTFAATIDVSPTDNLPEVIARAQAGDTLKLASGTYKTKLLIDKPITIEGPADRSAKIEGDRTGRTIAVIAPDVTLRNLTVTRSGMSLPAMDAGIYLEETAPRALIEHNNILDNSVGVYIHGSAESMVRENKIVGDSTLRVNERGNGVTVWNAPGAQVVSNDISKGRDGIFSNTSKNNTYKNNRFSDLRFAVHYMYTNDSEVSDNISVGNNMGYVLMFSDRLKVHGNIAVGSRDQGIMLNYVNYSEINDNIINKAGKCVFAYNANYNKIVANHFENCEIGIHFTAAIEGTTLSDNAFINNESQVKYVSTRFLDWGEGGRGNYWSDNSAFDLDGDGFGDSAYRPNGIIDQIIWRAPVSRLLMNSPAISIVKWAQSQFPAILPGGVIDSKPLMKAGSNKTTTKYEAMKEQLLQEAKTHQSEWSDAENGSLN
- a CDS encoding ABC transporter ATP-binding protein, producing MSAHHVELRNVTKRFGAQKAVNQVDLVLKAGESVGLAGHNGAGKSTLIKLILGLITPTEGEVMLLGERTGSKAGAQLRSQIGYLPETVALHPSLSGIETLNFYAKLKKQPLTKNHELLERVGISQAARRRVGTYSKGMRQRLALAQALLGEPKVLLFDEPTTGLDPASRQMFYEVVRELNGRGATVLLSTHALAELDGHADRIVVMKNGVKVADGSMDELHVQSGLPLTVNIRLKAPRPLSEHWQPLSDDLSYQAQCQAEERMALLSELGNLSDLAYLDIHTPTLDDMYAQFLKREDV